A window of Trichoderma atroviride chromosome 3, complete sequence contains these coding sequences:
- a CDS encoding uncharacterized protein (EggNog:ENOG41~antiSMASH:Cluster_3.5): MPPAIKRSDSTLSRSPKRHRPETSTPLKQEDVDSPPHNENAQEEEADKVQILHTIRREDAQQLLRCIIEPLREGNMPMASLASLITLPFLMVLPREDKARIVLWAKFKRLKEVTQWEMGISEDVQEHHWYEALSDNPTDGEWKRIEKWLLENPICAIMTDLRQFKEAMQYQADRVFMKDFLLETLMQKLETMSAAQDTANIQLRKDIEMLRGAVNKTCGDTK; encoded by the coding sequence ATGCCGCCGGCCATCAAAAGAAGTGACTCAACACTGAGCAGATCGCCGAAACGCCACAGGCCTGAAACTTCGACGCCTCTCaagcaagaagatgttgacTCGCCACCCCATAACGAGAATGcacaagaggaagaagccgacAAAGTCCAGATTCTGCATACCatcagaagagaagacgcaCAGCAGCTGTTGCGATGCATAATCGAGCCACTTCGAGAAGGCAACATGCCTATGGCTTCACTCGCCAGTCTAATTACGCTCCCTTTTCTCATGGTGCTCCCGCGCGAGGACAAGGCGCGAATCGTGCTCTGGGCAAAGTTCAAGCGACTTAAGGAAGTTACACAATGGGAAATGGGTATCTCCGAAGACGTTCAAGAACATCATTGGTACGAAGCCCTATCCGACAATCCGACGGACGGCGAGTGGAAGAGAATCGAAAAATGGCTTTTGGAGAACCCGATATGTGCGATTATGACAGATTTACGTCAGTTCAAAGAAGCGATGCAATACCAGGCGGATAGAGTGTTTATGAAGGATTTTCTGCTTGAAACTTTGATGCAGAAACTCGAAACGATGTCAGCCGCTCAGGACACAGCCAATATTCAACTGCGCAAGGACATAGAGATGCTGAGGGGAGCGGTCAACAAAACCTGTGGGGACACGAAGTAA
- a CDS encoding uncharacterized protein (EggNog:ENOG41~MEROPS:MER0011985~antiSMASH:Cluster_3.5~SECRETED:SignalP(1-21)) has product MRFLLLMALTASAPAFRQVAALSIHLTEREKPAVVSIPVEYRPVSSEFITEATTPLINISVGTPAQVVSVAVDLQRSSNSLLVPDIPKYHPVFKGYNCSDDDYCTLMGYFDPDKSSTFKNISDPYGLTGSDSMLVGGQRVENVSMSLFTIDTDTYSTLGVGQQLSFPFQLVDQGLINSPSFSLWSDTSQDKGYLLFGGVNQGLYTGTLQAFPFPGQIPGANGTVSLPIASVVVESSGNSTRHDLDSPAVLSTVDSHTFLPNSTVQKIYADLGITPTFVPDFGTAIPYVDCARQHSENHTISLLFGNATISAPWSALVQSLGNNTCELAIYSYEPEKDVGPGSQIQIGAIFLRYMYLVVDYENMFAAVAPLNPSPGFNKVLEIGNGPRIPDADGNFPATITTYGAPTPTPTKEALSTSSSRAVAIKPRENGLTSGFTGALLAVCYLII; this is encoded by the exons ATGCGATTCCTACTCCTCATGGCTCTGACCGCGTCGGCGCCAGCTTTCCGACAGGTTGCCGCCCTATCAATACACCTGACTGAACGAGAGAAACCAGCCGTCGTTTCGATTCCAGTAGAATACCGCCCCGTATCATCAGAATTTATCACAGAGGCAACCACGCCCCTGATCAATATTTCTGTCGGAACGCCAGCACAAGTCGTTAGCGTTGCGGTAGACCTTCAACGCTCTTCCAATTCTCTACTTGTGCCAGACATTCCGAAATACCATCCAGTATTTAAGGGCTATAACTGTTCTGATGATGATTACTGCACACTTATGGGTTACTTTGATCCCGACAAGTCGTCTACATTCAAGAATATATCGGACCCTTACGGCCTCACCGGCTCGGATTCCATGTTAGTTGGCGGCCAGAGAGTAGAAAACGTTTCAATGTCTCTTTTTACTATCGATACAGATACCT ACAGTACTCTGGGTGTTGGGCAACAACTGAGCTTTCCATTTCAATTGGTGGATCAAGGCTTAATCAATTCTCCGTCATTCAGCCTCTGGAGCGATACATCGCAAGATAAGGGATATCTGCTCTTCGGTGGGGTTAACCAAGGACTGTACACGGGGACGCTCCaagcttttcctttcccaGGCCAGATTCCAGGAGCAAATGGTACTGTAAGCTTGCCAATCGCATCAGTTGTCGtggagagcagcggcaacagtACAAGGCACGATCTCGACTCGCCGGCAGTATTGTCCACGGTCGACAGCCACACTTTTCTTCCCAATAGTACAGTACAGAAGATTTATGCCGATCTTGGCATCACGCCGACTTTTGTACCAGACTTTGGTACTGCTATTCCCTACGTCGACTGCGCTAGACAGCATTCGGAGAACCACACCATCTCCTTGCTGTTTGGCAACGCAACCATTTCAGCCCCTTGGAGCGCTCTGGTCCAATCTCTTGGAAACAATACGTGCGAGCTCGCAATCTACAGCTATGAGCCAGAGAAGGATGTTGGACCAGGCAGCCAGATACAAATCGGGGCTATTTTCCTGCGGTATATGTATTTGGTTGTGGATTATGAGAACATGTTTGCCGCTGTGGCACCACTTAATCCTAGCCCAGGGTTTAATAAAGTTTTGGAGATTGGAAATGGGCCCCGAATTCCAGACGCAGATGGAAACTTCCCGGCTACAATTACTACATACGGGGCACctacgccaacgccaaccaAAGAAGCTCTGtcaacatcgtcatcgcGGGCCGTGGCAATTAAACCTAGAGAGAATGGTTTAACATCTGGATTTACAGGAGCATTGCTCGCCGTAtgttatttaataatatag
- a CDS encoding putative secondary metabolism biosynthetic enzyme (SMCOG1028:crotonyl-CoA reductase / alcohol dehydrogenase~antiSMASH:Cluster_3.5~EggNog:ENOG41), which yields MPTTMQAWQIATPGLLEDVLKLVDNAEKPSKPLQRGQILVEVVSAGLNPADYKMVELGFASKAITSFPKTTGMDLSGKVVAVGNDVTDAKVNDAVLVRLDPTKTPGALSQFVVADFNGYAVLPADFDLDLAAGAPTTALTAYQSIKPYIQTGAKVFINGGSGGAGTYGIQIAKALGCHVTTSCSTAKRELCERLGADEIIDYKAGDVVTQLKQKEIIFDLIVDNVGSSLPDLYQQSHHYLKPEGAFVLVGGSASLSSIKNVMKAKFTPSFLGGGKSKFITYITKNDHDDLAQIAKWLGEGVIKTIIDSTFEFEDTLKAYKHLKKGSSGGKVIVHVANKA from the coding sequence ATGCCTACAACTATGCAAGCGTGGCAAATTGCCACTCCCGGGCTTCTAGAAGACGTGTTAAAACTTGTCGATAATGCAGAGAAGCCTTCTAAGCCCCTTCAACGAGGACAGATTCTTGTTGAAGTCGTCAGTGCTGGACTCAATCCTGCAGACTATAAAATGGTGGAATTGGGATTCGCATCCAAGGCAATTACATCATTTCCCAAGACAACAGGGATGGACCTAAGCGGCAAAGTCGTCGCTGTCGGAAATGATGTAACAGATGCCAAAGTCAACGACGCTGTATTGGTTCGCCTGGATCCTACAAAAACACCAGGCGCACTGTCTCAATTTGTTGTCGCAGACTTCAATGGTTATGCTGTCTTGCCAGCTGACTTCGATCTCGACCTCGCAGCCGGCGCGCCGACAACTGCTTTGACAGCATACCAATCCATTAAGCCTTATATCCAAACCGGCGCCAAAGTCTTTATTAACGGTGGATCAGGCGGTGCCGGTACCTACGGCATTCAAATCGCAAAAGCTCTTGGTTGTCATGTCACTACATCCTGCTCTACTGCGAAACGAGAGCTCTGTGAGCGATTAGGAGCTGATGAGATCATCGATTACAAGGCCGGTGACGTTGTTACACAGTTAAAGCAGAAGGAGATCATCTTTGATCTAATTGTCGACAACGTCGGCTCATCCCTTCCAGATCTCTACCAACAATCTCATCACTACCTCAAGCCGGAGGGAGCTTTTGTTCTGGTGGGAGGGTCTGCATCTCTGAGCAGTATCAAGAATGTCATGAAGGCAAAATTTACGCCTTCATTTTTGGGTGGAGGCAAAAGCAAGTTTATTACTTACATAACGAAGAATGATCACGATGACTTAGCCCAAATAGCAAAGTGGCTAGGCGAGGGAGTGATCAAGACGATCATTGACTCAACTTTTGAGTTCGAAGACACCTTAAAAGCATACAAACATCTTAAAAAGGGCTCAAGCGGTGGAAAAGTCATTGTTCACGTCGCAAACAAGGCATAG
- a CDS encoding uncharacterized protein (EggNog:ENOG41~SMCOG1169:sugar transport protein~TransMembrane:10 (i43-66o86-105i112-133o139-160i181-210o216-237i272-293o305-325i337-370o433-453i)~antiSMASH:Cluster_3.5), with translation MDSKSAHVDEVAVSPTLQPSNNTGKNAVAEPSAVSRISRVSSIFMVLVGGLALFSDGYNAQVIGYMNPLFAQLYPDAFTSTIKTRLSNAFLIGEVFGMLFFGWGIDRLGRRTGIVFATLFLILGIVLATAAHGKTPTGLFWMMIVGRGVAGFGAGGEYPTCGTGSAEASDETAFVRRRRGMLVAVATDFAIDLGFVMAGVIVLIVLAAYHQHINDGVWRVSFGLGFILPVGLLFFRLRLINSTQYRKHAMKTNIPYWLVIKRYWKPMLGTSLAWFMYDFVTYPFSIFGSTIIGTLNPNNTLVQNIGYGTVLNCFYLPGTLIGGLLMDRIGRKQTMALGFFLWSILAFIIGGALNPITSVFPLFVVLYGIFNTLGEMGPGVGTFLCGAESFPTPVRGHFLGFAAAVGKAGAAIGTQVFTPIQNSFSDSQKGVQGVFLIGAAFAMVGCLITWFLIPDKEKDLESEDARFRAYLEENGYEGTFGESVDAEIKSTAFHI, from the exons ATGGATTCCAAGAGTGCGCATGTTGATGAAGTAGCTGTGTCGCCAACTCTACAGCCAAGTAATAACACCGGCAAAAATGCCGTCGCTGAGCCAAGTGCGGTTTCACGCATCAGCCGTGTCTCATCAATCTTCATGGTCCTCGTTGGTGGTTTAGCCCTATTCTCAGACGGCTACAATGCGCAAGTCATTGGATACATGAACCCTCTATTCGCACAGCTATACCCGGACGCATTCACTTCCACCATCAAGACTAGACTTTCGAATGCCTTTCTCATCGGCGAAGTGTTTGGGATGCTGTTTTTCGGCTGGGGGATCGACAGGCTGGGCCGTCGGACGGGCATCGTCTTTGCAACTCTGTTCTTGATCTTGGGAATTGTGttggccacggcggcgcACGGCAAAACTCCCACTGGCCTGTTTTGGATGATGATCGTAGGAAGGGGAGTCGCGGGATTCGGGGCTGGAG GGGAGTATCCTACTTGTGGTACAGGCAGTGCTGAAGCCTCAGATGAAACTGCCTTTGTAAGACGCCGCCGCGGCATGCTTGTTGCTGTAGCCACAGATTTCGCCATCGATCTCGGTTTTGTCATGGCCGGCGTCATTGTACTCATTGTCTTGGCTGCCTATCATCAGCATATTAACGATGGTGTTTGGCGCGTTTCTTTCGGCCTTGGCTTCATCCTTCCGGTTgggctcttgttcttccgTCTGCGCTTGATCAATTCAACTCAGTACCGAAAGCATGCGATGAAGACAAACATTCCGTATTGGTTGGTGATTAAGCGCTATTGGAAGCCCATGCTTGGAACTTCGCTGGCGTGGTTCATGTACGACTTTGTT ACTTATCCTTTTAGCATCTTTGGCTCAACCATCATTGGGACGTTGAACCCCAACAACACTCTTGTCCAAAACATTGGTTACGGCACTGTTCTCAACTGCTTTTATCTACCTGGGACATTGATAGGAGGCCTTCTTATGGATCGTATCGGTCGCAAGCAGACCATGGCATTGGGATTCTTCTTGTGGTCCATCCTCGCATTCATCATCGGAGGCGCTCTCAATCCCATCACGAGCGTATTCCCACTCTTTGTCGTCTTGTATGGTATTTTCAACACTTTGGGAGAAATGGGTCCAGGT GTCGGCACCTTTCTTTGCGGCGCGGAATCATTCCCCACCCCTGTACGAGGCCATTTCTTAggctttgctgccgctgttggtaaagctggagctgccatAGGCACGCAAGTTTTCACTCCTATCCAAAACTCTTTCTCCGATTCCCAAAAGGGTGTTCAAGGCGTCTTTCTCATCGGAGCTGCCTTTGCCATGGTTGGTTGCCTTATCACCTGGTTCCTAATTCCTGATAAGGAGAAGGATCTTGAGAGTGAAGATGCTCGATTTCGTGCCTATCTTGAGGAAAATGGCTATGAAGGTACTTTCGGGGAGTCGGTGGACGCTGAGATTAAGAGCACTGCTTTCCACATATAA
- a CDS encoding uncharacterized protein (antiSMASH:Cluster_3.5) translates to MLSSEQVAFFKANGYLIVRDILSDTETEELQRWAQEVHDWTPNTDSQFMPYEEINSRGETVLCRTENYAGFHEGFNGLLRGKKLLGLLEELSGEPMNLFKEKINYKLAGSGGFAPHIDAVAYNHIKDVKHLTILLAVDKSNFNNGGLEVVDASHTMDIPLNDDDHCITTEWVDAHEWKPAELEPGQLLIFTSYLAHRSGPNHSDENRKALYATYNLASEGDLHQAYYERRMKEWPATHKRKKGELYEDGALRYAFGSPMLSVDAGRQLAF, encoded by the exons ATGTTGTCCTCAGAACAAGTTGCTTTTTTCAAGGCGAATGGATATCTCATTGTTCGAGATATCCTCAGCGATACCGAGACTGAAGAGTTGCAAAGATGGGCACAAGAGGTTCATGACTGGACTCCAAATACCGACTCTCAATTCATGCCATACGAG GAAATAAATTCTCGGGGCGAGACAGTCCTGTGCCGCACGGAAAACTACGCTGGGTTCCACGAGGGCTTCAACGGGCTGCTGCGAGGCAAAAAGCTTTTGGGACTATTGGAAGAACTTTCAGGGGAGCCCATGAATCTTTTTAAAGAGAAGATTAATTACAAACTCGCAGGAAGCG GTGGATTTGCGCCGCATATCGATGCCGTTGCCTATAACCACATCAAAGATGTTAAGCATCTAACCATTTTGCTTGCCGTGGATAAATCTAATTTTAACAATGGCGGGCTGGAAGTTGTTGATGCCAGCCATACTATGGATATTCCTCTGAATGATGACGATCACTGCATCACCACTGAGTGGGTAGACGCTCATGAATGGAAGCCTGCTGAGCTAGAGCCCG GCCAGCTGCTCATTTTCACATCATACTTGGCTCACCGTAGTGGGCCAAACCACAGCGATGAGAATCGCAAAGCACTCTATGCCACTTACAATCTCGCTAGTGAGGGAGACTTACACCAAGCATACTACGAGCGCCGAATGAAGGAATGGCCTGCAACTCACAAGCGTAAAAAGGGAGAACTGTATGAGGATGGAGCTTTGAGATACGCTTTCGGGTCACCAATGTTAAGCGTCGATGCTGGCCGCCAATTGGCTTTCTAG
- a CDS encoding uncharacterized protein (antiSMASH:Cluster_3.5), with protein sequence MPYEEINSRGETVLCRTENYAGFHEGFNGLLRGKKLLGLLEELSGEPMNLFKEKINYKLAGSGGFAPHIDAVAYNHIKDVKHLTILLAVDKSNFNNGGLEVVDASHTMDIPLNDDDHCITTEWVDAHEWKPAELEPGQLLIFTSYLAHRSGPNHSDENRKALYATYNLASEGDLHQAYYERRMKEWPATHKRKKGELYEDGALRYAFGSPMLSVDAGRQLAF encoded by the exons ATGCCATACGAG GAAATAAATTCTCGGGGCGAGACAGTCCTGTGCCGCACGGAAAACTACGCTGGGTTCCACGAGGGCTTCAACGGGCTGCTGCGAGGCAAAAAGCTTTTGGGACTATTGGAAGAACTTTCAGGGGAGCCCATGAATCTTTTTAAAGAGAAGATTAATTACAAACTCGCAGGAAGCG GTGGATTTGCGCCGCATATCGATGCCGTTGCCTATAACCACATCAAAGATGTTAAGCATCTAACCATTTTGCTTGCCGTGGATAAATCTAATTTTAACAATGGCGGGCTGGAAGTTGTTGATGCCAGCCATACTATGGATATTCCTCTGAATGATGACGATCACTGCATCACCACTGAGTGGGTAGACGCTCATGAATGGAAGCCTGCTGAGCTAGAGCCCG GCCAGCTGCTCATTTTCACATCATACTTGGCTCACCGTAGTGGGCCAAACCACAGCGATGAGAATCGCAAAGCACTCTATGCCACTTACAATCTCGCTAGTGAGGGAGACTTACACCAAGCATACTACGAGCGCCGAATGAAGGAATGGCCTGCAACTCACAAGCGTAAAAAGGGAGAACTGTATGAGGATGGAGCTTTGAGATACGCTTTCGGGTCACCAATGTTAAGCGTCGATGCTGGCCGCCAATTGGCTTTCTAG
- a CDS encoding uncharacterized protein (antiSMASH:Cluster_3.5), with translation MTIPTVLEPATITSYIISILEASDHTPYIGEPISQLQHSLQCAALAAQASPPVDEATQVAALLHDIGQFAPAEDLIASSKLPIQNLGDASTTQSVGRVGHETLGARFLLSLGFSDKVARLVESHVAAKRYLCAVDESYNNFLSEASKKSLFYQGGPMSAEEVKEFGSGPWCKEMCKLRKWDDEAKVEGLTVRNLDSWRTAIEGQIEQK, from the coding sequence ATGACCATCCCTACAGTTCTCGAGCCAGCGACCATCACTTCTTACATAATATCCATTCTCGAAGCTTCAGATCATACTCCTTACATCGGGGAGCCTAtctctcagcttcaacaCTCCTTGCAATGCGCTGCTCTGGCCGCCCAGGCATCGCCGCCTGTAGACGAGGCCACGCAAGTAGCGGCACTACTTCATGATATTGGCCAATTCGCTCCAGCAGAAGATCTTATTGCTTCATCAAAACTTCCCATCCAGAATCTAGGAGATGCTTCAACCACACAAAGCGTCGGCCGCGTCGGCCACGAAACTCTAGGAGCTCGTTTCCTTCTCTCGTTGGGCTTCTCCGACAAAGTCGCTCGTCTTGTGGAATCCCATGTGGCAGCTAAACGGTATCTCTGCGCCGTAGATGAGTCTTACAACAATTTCCTCTCTGAAGCCAGCAAGAAAAGCCTTTTCTACCAAGGAGGTCCCATGTCCGCCGAAGAGGTGAAGGAGTTTGGCTCTGGGCCGTGGTGCAAAGAGATGTGCAAACTGAGGAAGTGGGATGACGAAGCGAAGGTTGAAGGTCTGACAGTGAGAAACCTAGATAGTTGGAGAACGGCCATCGAGGGGCAGATAGAGCAAAAATGA